Proteins co-encoded in one Sulfurimonas sp. HSL1-2 genomic window:
- a CDS encoding RNA methyltransferase: MKDSSTYQNKKRFFESMITLYGRNAVEEVLDDPTVEIHALHLAESNKQEGVIERITAKAEARGVAIRYHAKAALSRISRNAKQDQGVALDIIAPTYRSAQTLLETPVAKGRLLALDGIHNPQNLGMIIRSAAAGNIDGILLPKQGSAKLSPLVMKASAGTLFKLPVYYCEALPEILEALQTQGWSIFGLSSHADATLHTLAVPARTVFVLGNESEGVSDAVAARCNAQVAIPMQRGVESLNVAVTAALLAFLPAGE, translated from the coding sequence ATGAAAGATTCCTCAACCTACCAAAACAAGAAGCGTTTTTTCGAAAGCATGATCACCCTGTACGGGCGCAATGCTGTCGAGGAGGTCCTGGACGACCCGACGGTCGAGATCCATGCCCTCCACCTGGCCGAGTCGAACAAGCAAGAGGGGGTGATCGAGCGCATCACCGCCAAAGCAGAGGCACGGGGCGTGGCGATCAGGTACCATGCCAAAGCGGCGCTGTCGCGTATCTCCCGGAATGCCAAACAGGACCAGGGAGTCGCCCTCGACATCATCGCGCCGACCTACCGTAGTGCCCAGACGCTGCTGGAGACACCGGTGGCCAAGGGCCGGCTGCTGGCACTTGACGGCATCCACAACCCCCAGAACCTCGGGATGATCATCCGTTCGGCGGCGGCGGGGAACATCGACGGCATCCTCCTGCCCAAGCAGGGCAGCGCCAAACTCTCCCCACTGGTCATGAAGGCGAGCGCGGGGACGCTCTTCAAGCTGCCGGTCTACTACTGCGAGGCGCTCCCGGAGATCCTGGAGGCGCTGCAAACGCAGGGGTGGAGCATTTTCGGCCTCTCCTCCCATGCCGATGCAACGCTCCACACGCTCGCCGTTCCGGCACGGACGGTTTTCGTATTGGGCAATGAGAGCGAGGGGGTGAGCGACGCGGTGGCGGCACGCTGCAACGCGCAGGTCGCCATCCCGATGCAGCGGGGGGTTGAGTCGCTCAACGTTGCCGTCACGGCGGCGCTGCTGGCCTTTCTGCCGGCCGGGGAGTAA
- a CDS encoding thioredoxin family protein: MQTLTEIENTLREKPAVMLYFSAPTCNVCHALKPKLVDAVTTNFDAVEIVSIDISESPEIASHYSVFAIPTLLVFLDGREFLRKSRHMSVGEVVEAIRRPYEMMFS, from the coding sequence ATGCAAACACTTACCGAGATCGAAAACACCCTCCGCGAGAAGCCGGCGGTCATGCTCTACTTCAGTGCCCCGACCTGCAACGTCTGCCATGCCCTGAAACCGAAACTCGTCGACGCCGTCACCACTAATTTCGATGCCGTCGAGATCGTCAGTATCGATATCTCCGAATCCCCGGAGATCGCTTCGCACTACAGCGTCTTCGCCATCCCGACCCTGCTCGTCTTCCTCGACGGGCGGGAGTTCCTGCGCAAAAGCCGCCACATGAGCGTCGGCGAGGTCGTCGAAGCGATCCGCCGCCCTTACGAGATGATGTTCTCCTGA
- a CDS encoding phospholipase A → MRRVVLWMFLLCLGAMAESRFETGMEHYRQGDYPAAFAIFTAAYEATEDEDAAYMLARMYEKGEGVEADRAEAARWYRRSARRYFEAAADSSLHRENKRLLSTYRELDPVEDNETAETIRKSIVSDFGLKTFHENYLLPFGYREGVYDSYVPSDHYKNIESELQLSFRLDFLPNLFGLNETYSAAYTQRSFWQVYAGSSPFRETNYQPEVFVTFPTASHKVPIKSVAVGFAHQSNGQGNITEQDFGDINVSDPAAIAPYLRNRSRSWNYAWTEAILQTGSLFTELKLWYRFKESEEDDNPDLTDYLGYGSLRFILPYGKSMTSLLLRQNFVTGKGAQQLIWTYPFSHRENVFWCLKAFTGYGESLIDYNNYVTKFSIGFSFSR, encoded by the coding sequence ATGAGACGGGTTGTGCTGTGGATGTTCCTGCTCTGCCTGGGGGCGATGGCGGAGAGCCGGTTCGAGACGGGGATGGAACATTACCGCCAGGGAGACTACCCCGCGGCGTTTGCGATCTTTACGGCCGCGTACGAGGCGACGGAGGATGAGGACGCGGCCTATATGCTCGCCAGGATGTATGAAAAAGGCGAGGGGGTCGAAGCCGACCGGGCCGAGGCCGCCAGGTGGTACCGCCGTTCGGCGCGGCGCTACTTCGAGGCGGCGGCGGACTCCTCCCTGCACCGGGAGAACAAGCGGCTGCTTTCGACCTACCGCGAACTCGACCCCGTCGAGGACAATGAGACCGCCGAGACGATCCGCAAAAGCATCGTTTCCGATTTCGGTCTGAAGACCTTTCACGAGAACTACCTGCTCCCCTTCGGCTACCGTGAAGGCGTGTATGACAGCTATGTGCCCTCGGACCATTACAAGAACATTGAATCGGAACTGCAGCTGAGTTTCCGCCTCGATTTCCTCCCCAATCTCTTCGGCCTGAACGAGACCTATTCGGCGGCCTATACCCAGCGCTCCTTCTGGCAGGTGTACGCGGGCTCTTCGCCCTTCCGGGAGACGAACTACCAGCCCGAAGTCTTCGTTACCTTCCCGACGGCGTCGCACAAAGTGCCGATCAAATCGGTGGCCGTCGGTTTTGCCCACCAGTCCAACGGTCAGGGGAATATCACCGAGCAGGATTTCGGCGATATCAATGTCAGCGATCCCGCAGCCATAGCGCCTTATCTGCGCAACCGGTCGCGCTCGTGGAACTACGCCTGGACGGAGGCTATCTTGCAGACGGGAAGCCTCTTTACGGAGCTGAAGCTCTGGTACCGTTTCAAAGAGAGCGAAGAGGATGATAACCCGGATCTGACCGACTACCTTGGGTATGGGTCGCTGCGGTTTATTCTGCCGTACGGCAAGAGTATGACGAGCCTGCTGCTGCGGCAGAACTTTGTGACGGGCAAGGGGGCGCAGCAGCTGATCTGGACCTATCCGTTCTCACACCGCGAGAATGTCTTCTGGTGCCTGAAGGCCTTCACCGGTTACGGCGAGAGCCTTATCGACTATAACAACTACGTGACGAAATTTTCGATCGGGTTCAGTTTTTCGCGCTAG
- a CDS encoding TAXI family TRAP transporter solute-binding subunit, protein MKCHACKIILLLLALFLGLLYIGSRFLPPLAPDRLTIATGEKNGIYYQSALRYKAMLAKQHVTVEIIPTHGSVEALGLLKEHKADVAFVQSGSTDAFKTEPFTSLASLYNEPIWVYYSAAGMELHNLSELKGKRIAVGAEGSGTKALAITLLEANGVTPENSSFLTLGSEAGAQALFDGDADALFSIIGAFAPLTKTLLLDPQIKLLDFTRTHAYTVRYPFLNAVTLYEGVMDLEHNLPATTKHLIAATATLVSREGLHPDLIRLILRAAKEVHGGAGVFRKEGEFPGTSRLEFPINADAEVYLRDGESWLESLFPFWIASIIKRLMLLFIPVIALMIPLVKLFLPLVSWRSRSKIYRWYRTLNDIEDEMGSYDAAQRREAVNKLEQALQKIQKVDVPLSYRREYYDLIQHFELILGKLRTQS, encoded by the coding sequence ATGAAGTGCCATGCCTGTAAGATCATCCTGCTCCTCCTCGCCCTCTTCCTGGGGCTGCTCTATATCGGCAGCCGTTTCCTCCCGCCGCTGGCCCCCGACCGCCTCACCATCGCCACCGGCGAGAAAAACGGCATCTACTATCAGAGCGCGCTGCGCTACAAGGCCATGCTCGCCAAACAGCATGTCACGGTCGAGATCATCCCCACCCACGGTTCGGTGGAAGCGCTCGGACTGCTCAAGGAGCACAAGGCCGACGTCGCATTCGTGCAGAGCGGGAGTACGGATGCGTTCAAAACCGAACCCTTCACCTCCCTCGCCAGCCTCTACAACGAACCGATCTGGGTCTACTACTCCGCCGCAGGGATGGAACTGCACAACCTCAGCGAACTTAAGGGGAAACGTATCGCCGTCGGTGCCGAGGGGAGCGGAACGAAAGCCCTTGCGATCACGCTGCTCGAAGCGAACGGCGTCACCCCCGAAAACAGCTCTTTTCTGACCCTCGGAAGCGAAGCGGGAGCGCAGGCACTGTTCGACGGCGACGCCGATGCGCTTTTTAGCATCATCGGCGCCTTCGCCCCGCTGACAAAGACGCTGCTGCTCGACCCGCAGATCAAACTGCTCGACTTCACCCGGACGCACGCCTATACCGTCCGCTACCCGTTTCTCAATGCCGTCACGCTCTATGAGGGGGTCATGGACCTCGAACACAATCTCCCCGCAACGACCAAACACCTCATTGCCGCGACGGCGACGCTCGTGAGCCGCGAGGGTCTCCACCCCGATCTCATCCGGCTCATCCTGCGCGCAGCGAAAGAGGTCCACGGCGGGGCGGGTGTCTTCCGCAAAGAGGGGGAGTTCCCCGGTACCTCGCGCCTGGAGTTCCCCATCAATGCCGATGCGGAGGTCTACCTGCGCGACGGCGAAAGCTGGCTGGAGAGCCTCTTCCCCTTCTGGATCGCTTCGATCATCAAACGCCTGATGCTGCTCTTCATCCCGGTCATCGCCCTGATGATCCCGCTGGTGAAACTCTTCCTGCCGCTCGTATCGTGGCGCAGCCGCTCCAAGATCTACCGCTGGTACAGAACGCTCAATGACATCGAGGATGAGATGGGGAGCTATGACGCGGCGCAGCGGCGGGAGGCGGTCAATAAGCTTGAACAGGCGCTGCAGAAGATCCAGAAAGTCGACGTGCCGCTCTCCTACCGCCGGGAGTATTACGACCTGATCCAGCACTTTGAGCTGATCCTGGGCAAGCTACGCACGCAAAGCTAG
- a CDS encoding 7-carboxy-7-deazaguanine synthase QueE — protein sequence MLYLVEHFYSIQGEGRYTGVPSLFFRFGGCNMRCEGFGCTETASTGVTVTGCDTVYAVNKQHFGEQWLCIEHADELITIMNGYTLPPKVDVVMTGGEPLIYAENEVFTAFVRHLVDRGHRVTFETNGAMPVDFDRFPVYRDCVFALSVKLSNSGEPVEKRVRPNAFVPIAQQAKEAYFKFTIDRDSIGENMEHEIDEIVAHAPQIQVYCMPMGGSRAEIEANTEAVIDFCKARGYTYSDRLHIRIWDANKGV from the coding sequence ATGCTCTACCTCGTCGAACACTTCTACTCCATCCAGGGCGAGGGGCGCTATACGGGCGTACCGTCGCTCTTTTTCCGTTTCGGCGGCTGCAATATGCGCTGCGAAGGTTTCGGCTGTACGGAAACGGCTTCCACGGGGGTGACCGTCACCGGCTGCGATACCGTCTACGCCGTCAACAAACAGCATTTCGGTGAGCAGTGGCTCTGCATCGAGCATGCCGACGAACTCATTACGATCATGAACGGCTATACCCTGCCGCCGAAAGTCGATGTCGTCATGACCGGCGGCGAGCCGCTGATCTACGCGGAGAATGAGGTCTTCACGGCCTTTGTCCGCCATCTTGTCGACCGGGGACACCGCGTCACCTTCGAGACCAACGGCGCGATGCCCGTCGATTTCGACCGCTTCCCGGTCTACCGCGACTGTGTCTTCGCCCTCTCCGTCAAACTCTCCAACAGCGGCGAGCCGGTTGAGAAACGGGTACGCCCGAACGCCTTTGTCCCCATTGCACAGCAGGCGAAAGAGGCCTACTTCAAGTTTACGATCGACCGGGATTCCATCGGCGAGAACATGGAGCACGAGATCGACGAAATCGTCGCCCATGCGCCGCAGATTCAGGTCTACTGCATGCCCATGGGCGGCAGCCGTGCCGAGATCGAAGCCAACACCGAGGCTGTCATCGATTTCTGCAAAGCCCGGGGCTACACCTACAGCGACCGGCTCCATATCCGCATCTGGGACGCGAACAAAGGGGTGTAG
- the moaA gene encoding GTP 3',8-cyclase MoaA, translated as MLVDKFDRTVDYLRVSVTERCNFRCQYCMPEKPFSWVPKENLLSFEELFAFIKVAIDEGVKKIRITGGEPLLREDLDVFIKMIHDYKPDVDLAMTTNAFLLKGAAQKLYDAGLRRLNVSVDSLKPDVAEKIAQKDVLTQVLAGIDEALKVGLKVKVNMVPMRGVNDGEILDILEYCKDRGMVVRFIEYMENVHAHSDVKGLDSEELLSIIGSRYAYEDEGFDGHSPSHYYKLGDGYEFGIIEPHKDDFCKKCNRIRLTAEGQLIPCLYFDEAMSIKDAVKRGDIKTAALILKEVVKNKPEKNRWSDPDGEHSKRAFYETGG; from the coding sequence TTGCTGGTAGACAAATTTGACAGAACCGTTGATTATCTCCGCGTTTCGGTAACGGAGCGATGCAATTTCCGCTGTCAGTACTGTATGCCGGAAAAGCCCTTCTCCTGGGTGCCCAAAGAGAACCTGCTCAGTTTCGAGGAGCTATTCGCCTTTATCAAGGTGGCCATTGACGAGGGCGTGAAGAAGATCCGCATCACCGGGGGCGAACCGCTGCTGCGTGAAGACCTCGATGTCTTTATCAAGATGATCCACGACTACAAACCCGATGTCGACCTGGCGATGACGACCAATGCCTTTCTGCTCAAAGGCGCGGCGCAGAAACTCTACGACGCCGGTCTGCGCCGTCTCAACGTTTCCGTCGATTCGCTCAAGCCCGACGTCGCGGAGAAGATCGCCCAGAAAGATGTGCTCACCCAGGTCCTCGCCGGTATCGACGAGGCGCTGAAAGTCGGTCTGAAGGTCAAGGTGAACATGGTCCCGATGAGAGGGGTCAACGACGGTGAAATCCTTGACATCCTCGAATACTGCAAAGATCGCGGGATGGTCGTGCGCTTTATCGAGTACATGGAAAACGTCCATGCGCACTCCGACGTCAAGGGGCTCGACAGCGAGGAGCTGCTCAGCATTATCGGTAGCCGTTATGCTTACGAGGACGAGGGATTCGACGGCCACTCCCCGTCGCATTACTACAAGCTCGGTGACGGCTACGAGTTCGGCATTATCGAACCGCACAAGGATGACTTCTGCAAAAAGTGCAACCGCATCCGCCTCACGGCCGAAGGGCAGCTGATTCCCTGCCTCTATTTCGACGAGGCGATGAGCATCAAGGATGCGGTGAAGCGGGGTGATATCAAAACCGCGGCCCTGATCCTCAAAGAGGTCGTCAAGAACAAACCGGAGAAGAACCGCTGGAGCGATCCGGACGGCGAGCACTCCAAGCGCGCTTTTTACGAAACGGGGGGCTGA
- a CDS encoding YaaA family protein, with product MQKRDFSMIFTLFSPSEGKRTGGAFGGLDTETLLFGLPPRKAILDAYNAIVSGDDLDQVLALFGLKKAGDAQPFIADLYSAPTMPAVERYDGVAYEYLDYPSLDAEGSAYLQERLIIFSNLFGPLRGGDLIPAYKVKQGNSVGDFAPERYYKDAFNAELDALIGEDEILDLRAGYYDKFFKPTKPITTMKFIKEGKVVSHWAKAYRGIVLRHLAQHRFETIEDLLASQIPGLACREILEKKGKREAVFDIIA from the coding sequence ATGCAAAAAAGAGATTTCAGCATGATTTTCACCCTCTTCTCCCCCTCCGAAGGCAAACGCACCGGCGGCGCTTTCGGCGGTCTCGATACGGAAACCCTCCTTTTTGGACTCCCGCCCCGCAAGGCGATTCTCGATGCCTATAATGCCATCGTCAGCGGTGATGACCTCGACCAGGTACTTGCCCTTTTCGGTCTGAAAAAAGCCGGGGATGCCCAGCCCTTCATCGCCGACCTCTACAGCGCGCCGACCATGCCCGCGGTCGAACGCTACGACGGCGTAGCCTACGAATACCTTGACTACCCCTCCCTCGATGCGGAGGGGAGCGCCTACCTGCAAGAGCGGCTCATTATCTTCTCCAACCTTTTCGGCCCGCTGCGCGGCGGCGACCTCATCCCCGCCTATAAAGTCAAGCAGGGCAACAGCGTCGGCGACTTCGCGCCCGAACGCTATTATAAGGATGCGTTTAACGCCGAGCTCGACGCCCTGATCGGCGAAGACGAGATCCTCGACCTGCGTGCGGGCTACTACGACAAATTCTTCAAACCGACAAAACCGATCACGACGATGAAGTTCATCAAGGAGGGGAAGGTTGTGAGCCACTGGGCGAAGGCGTACCGCGGCATCGTGCTGCGCCACCTCGCGCAGCACCGTTTCGAAACCATTGAGGATCTGCTCGCTTCGCAGATCCCGGGGCTCGCCTGCCGGGAGATTCTCGAGAAAAAAGGGAAGCGTGAAGCCGTCTTCGACATTATTGCGTGA